One Homo sapiens chromosome 3, GRCh38.p14 Primary Assembly genomic window carries:
- the LOC124909484 gene encoding basic proline-rich protein-like — MRDAEGGAQRPVPPAAARPERANEPRRSGEPRAQRRTWVRREEPCSPARPPGPGPAARRAQRFEAECAPPPAPRAGECALGAPARGRPQPTPGEAAPSAPEPSHGPGWGPGPRLLTRPKPAEPVKPRPRRRSRLRRSGERSRAGPWPRGAASADRPNGSRSVPPPPPGRPGPAAAEEVSAAGTGRERAGGRATPRPLWDPRHCNSAEVSGERVSSSRGAARGHRGNKAGVGFLPVLEARTPYLRGGVWMCG, encoded by the exons ATGAGGGACGCGGAAGGGGGTGCTCAG CGCCCCGTCCCGCCGGCGGCCGCGAGACCAGAGCGAGCGAACGAACCGCGGCGGTCCGGAGAGCCCCGAGCGCAGCGCAGGACCTGGGTACGCCGCGAGGAACCGTGCAGCCCAGCGCGGCCGCCCGGCCCGGGTCCAGCAGCCAGGAGAGCGCAGCGCTTCGAAGCCGAGTGCGCGCCACCGCCCGCGCCCCGCGCTGGGGAATGCGCCCTCGGCGCGCCGGCCAGGGGGCGCCCGCAGCCCACCCCAGGGGAGGCGGCCCCGAGCGCCCCTGAGCCTTCCCATGGCCCGGGCTGGGGCCCGGGCCCTCGGCTGCTGACGCGCCCGAAGCCCGCGGAACCGGTTAAGCCGCGGCCGCGGCGCCGATCCCGGCTGAGGCGCAGCGGCGAGAGGTCGCGGGCAGGGCCATGGCCCCGGGGGGCCGCTAGCGCGGACCGGCCCAACGGGAGCCGCTCcgtgccgccgccgccgcccgggcGCCCAGGCCCCGCCGCTGCGGAAGAGGTGAGTGCAGCGGGAACCGGGAGGGAGCGGGCAGGCGGCCGGGCCACCCCGCGACCCCTCTGGGACCCGCGGCACTGCAACTCCGCAGAAGTGTCCGGGGAGCGGGTCTCGTCGAGCCGGGGGGCTGCCCGCGGACATAGGGGCAACAAGGCTGGGGTGGGATTCTTACCTGTCCTGGAGGCCCGGACCCCTTACCTACGGGGCGGCGTATGGATGTGTGGATGA